In Pleurocapsa sp. PCC 7319, the following are encoded in one genomic region:
- the ndhI gene encoding NAD(P)H-quinone oxidoreductase subunit I, whose amino-acid sequence MFKILKQVQDYAKESWQAAKYIGQGLSVTFDHMQRRPVTVQYPYEKLVPSERYRGRIHYEFDKCIACEVCVRVCPINLPVVDWEFDKKAKKKKLNHYSIDFGVCIFCGNCVEYCPTNCLSMTEEYELASYDRHELNYDNVALGRLPYKVTQDPMVNPLKEFAYLPKGVNDPHDLPVGSQRAGKRPEEILAEIEAAKPKTEEASK is encoded by the coding sequence ATGTTTAAGATTCTCAAACAAGTCCAAGACTATGCCAAGGAAAGTTGGCAAGCTGCTAAATATATTGGTCAAGGGCTTTCTGTTACCTTCGATCATATGCAGCGTCGTCCCGTAACCGTTCAGTATCCTTACGAAAAATTAGTCCCTTCTGAACGCTATCGCGGTAGAATTCATTACGAATTTGATAAATGCATTGCCTGTGAAGTTTGTGTTCGAGTTTGTCCGATTAACCTACCTGTAGTGGATTGGGAATTTGACAAAAAAGCTAAAAAGAAAAAACTCAATCATTACAGTATTGACTTTGGAGTCTGTATCTTCTGCGGTAATTGTGTAGAATACTGCCCGACAAATTGTCTTTCGATGACGGAAGAATATGAATTAGCTTCTTATGACCGTCATGAGCTGAATTACGATAACGTTGCTCTAGGTCGCTTGCCTTACAAAGTCACTCAAGATCCCATGGTGAATCCTCTAAAAGAGTTTGCCTACTTACCCAAGGGCGTGAACGATCCTCACGATTTACCTGTTGGTTCCCAACGTGCGGGTAAACGTCCCGAAGAGATTTTAGCGGAAATAGAAGCTGCTAAACCTAAAACGGAAGAAGCAAGTAAATAG